One region of Mycolicibacterium rhodesiae NBB3 genomic DNA includes:
- a CDS encoding DUF732 domain-containing protein, protein MKTPKTTALTALAIAGVIGSLVHAPSAIAVPDSDYCASLARAGYPGDCATLTSLAKDVCAQYDRGLDQDTIVQRLDATTKNEGLSNFIMAGAALYFCPKYASTN, encoded by the coding sequence ATGAAGACCCCGAAGACCACAGCACTAACAGCCCTCGCGATCGCCGGGGTGATCGGCTCGCTCGTCCACGCGCCGAGCGCCATCGCCGTGCCCGATTCCGACTACTGCGCAAGCCTGGCCAGGGCGGGATATCCGGGCGATTGCGCCACGTTGACCAGCCTCGCCAAGGACGTGTGCGCCCAGTACGATCGCGGCCTCGATCAGGACACCATCGTGCAGCGCCTGGATGCCACGACCAAGAACGAGGGCCTGTCGAACTTCATCATGGCGGGCGCGGCACTGTACTTCTGCCCGAAGTACGCCAGCACCAACTGA
- a CDS encoding ABC transporter permease produces the protein MRYLFTHLDDLWALTLIHLRLSLIPILLGLIIAVPIGALVQRTTTVRRITTLTASIIFTIPSLALFVVLPLIIPTRILDEANVIVALTLYTVALLVRAVPEALDAVSPAVLDAATAVGYKPLVRMLKVELPLAVPVLIASLRVVAVTNISMVSVGSVIGIGGLGTWFTEGYQANKSDQIVAGIIAIFVLAVVVDTLIMLAGKALTPWTRASRAGRPSRVKAVTG, from the coding sequence ATGCGCTATCTGTTCACCCACCTCGACGACCTGTGGGCGCTGACGCTCATCCACCTGCGGCTGTCGCTGATACCGATACTGCTGGGACTGATCATCGCCGTGCCGATCGGAGCGCTCGTGCAGCGCACCACAACGGTGCGACGGATCACCACGCTGACGGCAAGCATCATCTTCACCATCCCGTCGCTGGCCCTGTTCGTCGTGCTGCCGCTGATCATCCCGACTCGCATCCTCGACGAGGCGAACGTCATCGTCGCACTGACGCTTTACACCGTCGCGCTGCTGGTGCGGGCGGTGCCGGAAGCGTTGGACGCGGTGTCGCCCGCCGTGCTCGACGCCGCCACCGCTGTCGGCTACAAACCGCTGGTGCGCATGCTGAAAGTCGAGCTGCCACTGGCGGTTCCGGTGCTGATCGCCAGCTTGCGCGTGGTTGCCGTCACCAACATCTCGATGGTGTCGGTCGGTTCCGTGATCGGCATCGGTGGTCTGGGCACCTGGTTCACCGAGGGATACCAGGCGAACAAGAGCGACCAGATCGTCGCGGGCATCATCGCGATCTTCGTGCTCGCGGTCGTCGTCGACACGCTGATCATGTTGGCGGGCAAGGCGTTGACGCCGTGGACACGCGCGTCTCGTGCCGGGCGCCCGAGCCGGGTCAAGGCGGTGACCGGATGA
- a CDS encoding ABC transporter substrate-binding protein, which yields MSSPRSWNMAILAATLALIASMLSACGSSNPLGGGQISGDLKSIAVGSADFTESKIIAEIYAQALEANGFTVRRQFGIGSRETYIPAVQDHSIDLIPEYTGNLLQYFDPEATATTPDAVLLALLKALPGDLSILYPSPAEDKDTLAVTEATAQRWNLKSVADLAKHSPEVKVGAPSEFQTRVTGLVGLKDKYGLEIAPANFVAISDGGGPATVKALTSNAITAANIFSTSPSIEQNKLVVLEDPENVFLAANVVPLVASQKMSNELKTVLDAVSAKLTTEALIELNTSVEGNQGIDPDEAAEKWIKDNGFDQPVQK from the coding sequence ATGTCGAGTCCGCGTAGCTGGAACATGGCCATTCTGGCGGCGACACTGGCGCTGATCGCGTCGATGCTTTCGGCGTGCGGAAGCTCCAATCCGCTCGGAGGCGGCCAGATATCGGGCGACCTGAAATCGATCGCCGTCGGGTCGGCCGACTTCACCGAGAGCAAGATCATCGCCGAGATCTATGCCCAGGCATTGGAGGCCAACGGCTTCACCGTCCGACGTCAGTTCGGCATCGGCAGCCGGGAAACCTATATCCCTGCGGTGCAGGATCATTCCATCGATCTGATACCGGAATACACCGGCAACCTGTTGCAGTATTTCGACCCCGAGGCAACGGCCACGACACCCGACGCGGTGCTGCTGGCATTGCTCAAAGCCCTACCGGGCGACCTGTCGATTCTGTATCCGTCGCCGGCGGAGGACAAGGACACGCTCGCGGTCACCGAGGCGACCGCGCAGAGGTGGAATCTGAAGTCGGTCGCTGACCTCGCGAAGCACTCACCGGAGGTGAAAGTCGGTGCGCCGTCTGAATTTCAGACCCGTGTGACCGGCCTGGTGGGCCTGAAGGACAAATACGGCTTGGAGATCGCGCCTGCCAACTTCGTCGCGATCAGTGACGGAGGTGGCCCCGCGACGGTGAAAGCTTTGACGAGCAACGCCATCACCGCGGCCAACATCTTCAGCACCTCACCGTCGATCGAGCAGAACAAGCTGGTGGTGCTGGAGGACCCGGAGAATGTTTTCCTCGCTGCGAACGTCGTTCCGCTGGTCGCGTCGCAGAAGATGTCGAACGAACTCAAGACCGTGCTCGACGCGGTGAGCGCCAAGCTGACCACCGAAGCGCTGATCGAACTCAACACGTCGGTGGAGGGCAACCAGGGCATCGACCCCGACGAAGCCGCCGAGAAATGGATCAAGGACAACGGCTTTGACCAACCGGTTCAGAAGTAG
- a CDS encoding putative glycolipid-binding domain-containing protein: MSEVARSAQQGSWPATLTWRAHDVPRMESVRVQLSGNRVKAHGRIVAAATPSHPAFSASYDLVTDEVGATKRLSMTVTLAERERQLSIARDEENMWLVQQHTGESNRSAYGGALDVDVIFSPFFNALPIRRTGLYERSESVAIPVVYVRLPELSVGEATISYSSAPDGIKLHSPVAETTVTVDSDGFILDYPTLAERI, encoded by the coding sequence GTGAGTGAAGTAGCCCGCTCTGCGCAACAGGGTTCCTGGCCGGCGACTCTGACGTGGCGCGCGCACGACGTTCCGCGGATGGAGTCGGTGCGGGTGCAGCTGTCGGGCAACCGCGTGAAGGCCCACGGCCGGATCGTCGCCGCCGCCACCCCGTCGCACCCTGCGTTCTCCGCGTCCTATGACCTGGTGACCGACGAGGTGGGCGCCACCAAGCGGCTGTCGATGACCGTCACTCTCGCCGAGCGGGAGCGGCAGCTGTCCATCGCGCGGGACGAAGAGAACATGTGGCTCGTCCAGCAGCACACCGGAGAGTCGAACCGTTCGGCCTATGGCGGCGCGCTGGATGTGGACGTGATCTTCAGCCCGTTCTTCAACGCCCTCCCGATCCGACGCACCGGGCTGTACGAGCGCAGTGAATCCGTGGCGATTCCCGTGGTGTACGTGCGGCTGCCCGAACTATCGGTCGGGGAGGCGACGATCAGCTACAGCAGCGCCCCGGACGGCATCAAACTGCATTCGCCCGTCGCCGAGACGACGGTCACCGTCGACTCCGACGGGTTCATCCTGGACTATCCAACACTGGCAGAGCGGATCTGA
- a CDS encoding ABC transporter ATP-binding protein: MITFENVTKKYPDGTVAVDDLTLEVPEGTLTVFVGPSGCGKTTSMRMINRMIDPTSGTLTVDGKDVTKVDPVQLRLGIGYVIQSAGLMPHLRVVDNVATVPVLRGESRRSARKSALEVMERVGLDPKLANRYPAQLSGGQQQRVGVARALAADPPILLMDEPFSAVDPVVREDLQTEILRLQSELRKTIVFVTHDIDEAVKLGDKVAVFGRGGVLLQYADPSFVLSNPADEHVAAFVGADRGYRGLQFFHATGLPLHDIKHVAETDIDSASLAQGEWALVIKDGKPYAWINAEGVELHRNGKELYDSTVGGGSFFRPDNSLRQALDAALSSPSGLGVAVDGDGTLIGGVRADDVLDALAVQRRVPELG, translated from the coding sequence ATGATCACATTCGAGAACGTCACCAAGAAGTATCCCGACGGCACCGTCGCCGTCGACGACCTGACGCTCGAGGTTCCGGAGGGCACCCTCACGGTTTTCGTGGGACCGTCGGGCTGCGGGAAGACCACGTCGATGCGGATGATCAACCGGATGATCGACCCGACGTCGGGCACGTTGACCGTAGACGGGAAGGACGTCACCAAGGTTGATCCGGTCCAGCTGAGGCTTGGCATCGGCTACGTCATCCAGAGCGCAGGGCTGATGCCCCATCTGCGGGTGGTCGACAACGTTGCCACGGTGCCGGTGCTGCGTGGCGAATCACGCCGCAGCGCACGCAAATCCGCGCTCGAGGTCATGGAACGCGTCGGACTGGATCCCAAGCTCGCCAACCGGTATCCCGCGCAGCTGTCGGGTGGTCAGCAGCAGCGCGTCGGGGTCGCCAGGGCATTGGCGGCCGACCCGCCGATCCTGTTGATGGACGAGCCGTTCAGCGCCGTGGACCCCGTGGTGCGTGAGGATCTGCAGACTGAAATCCTGCGGCTGCAAAGCGAATTGCGTAAGACGATCGTATTCGTCACCCACGATATCGACGAAGCGGTCAAGCTCGGTGACAAGGTCGCGGTGTTCGGTCGCGGCGGTGTGCTTCTGCAGTACGCCGACCCGTCGTTCGTGCTGTCCAACCCCGCCGACGAACACGTCGCGGCATTCGTCGGCGCCGACCGCGGATATCGAGGTCTGCAGTTCTTCCACGCGACGGGGCTGCCGTTGCACGACATCAAGCACGTCGCTGAAACCGACATCGACAGCGCGTCGTTGGCGCAGGGGGAGTGGGCCCTGGTGATCAAGGACGGCAAGCCGTACGCGTGGATCAACGCCGAAGGCGTCGAGCTGCACCGCAACGGCAAGGAGCTCTACGACAGCACCGTCGGCGGCGGGTCGTTCTTCCGGCCGGACAACTCCTTGCGACAGGCGCTCGACGCCGCGCTGTCGTCACCGAGCGGCTTGGGTGTCGCGGTCGACGGCGACGGCACATTGATCGGGGGTGTGCGCGCCGACGACGTCCTCGACGCGCTCGCCGTGCAGCGCCGCGTTCCGGAACTGGGCTAG
- a CDS encoding tRNA adenosine deaminase-associated protein, protein MGPQRAASQKQAADRPDGFGVAVIREDGKWRCAAMRSAALYSLSAAETELREIRSAGAVFGLLDVDDEFFVIVRPAPAGTRLLLSDATAALDYDIAAEVLEKLDNDISEEDLDPEEPFEEGDLGVLADVGLPEAVLAVILDESDLYADEQLGRIAREMGFADELSAVLERLDR, encoded by the coding sequence ATGGGACCACAGCGCGCCGCATCGCAGAAGCAGGCCGCCGACCGCCCGGACGGCTTCGGCGTGGCTGTGATCCGGGAAGACGGCAAATGGCGCTGCGCCGCGATGCGCTCGGCGGCGCTGTACAGCCTGTCCGCCGCCGAAACCGAGCTCCGTGAGATTCGCAGTGCCGGAGCGGTTTTTGGGCTGCTCGACGTCGATGACGAATTCTTCGTGATCGTGCGGCCCGCGCCCGCGGGGACGCGATTGCTGCTCTCCGATGCCACCGCCGCACTGGATTACGACATCGCCGCAGAGGTGCTTGAGAAGCTGGACAACGACATCAGCGAGGAAGACCTGGATCCCGAGGAGCCGTTCGAGGAGGGCGATCTGGGGGTGCTCGCCGACGTCGGCCTGCCCGAGGCGGTGTTGGCCGTCATCCTCGACGAATCCGACCTGTACGCCGACGAGCAACTGGGGCGGATCGCGCGTGAGATGGGCTTCGCGGACGAACTGTCGGCGGTGCTGGAGCGTCTCGACCGGTGA
- a CDS encoding ABC transporter permease, which translates to MSFLTEALSYIFTAANWSGPAGLTARILEHLQYTVIAVVFSVIIAVPLGMLIGHTGRGTFLVVTGVNALRALPTLGVLLLGVLLWGLGLIPPTVALMLLGIPPLLAGTYSGIANVDPGVVDAARSMGMTEKRILLRVETPNAMPLILSGLRTATLQIVATATVAAYASLGGLGRYLIDGIKVREFSLALVGALMVTALALILDALLAFSVWVSAPGSGRLRRMPQPLISDEVALESRSPAKRATAVGRDSPSLTVDE; encoded by the coding sequence ATGAGCTTTCTGACCGAGGCGCTGTCGTACATCTTCACCGCGGCCAATTGGAGCGGCCCGGCGGGGCTGACCGCGCGCATTCTCGAGCACCTGCAGTACACGGTCATCGCCGTCGTCTTCTCGGTGATCATCGCCGTCCCGCTCGGCATGCTGATCGGTCACACCGGCCGCGGCACTTTCCTGGTCGTCACCGGGGTCAACGCCCTGCGCGCGCTGCCGACGCTCGGGGTGCTGCTGCTCGGAGTCCTGCTCTGGGGGCTCGGGCTGATTCCGCCGACCGTCGCGCTAATGCTGCTCGGTATCCCGCCGCTACTCGCGGGCACCTATTCGGGAATCGCCAACGTGGATCCCGGCGTGGTGGACGCCGCCAGATCGATGGGCATGACCGAGAAGCGAATTCTGCTGCGTGTCGAAACGCCCAACGCGATGCCGCTGATCCTCAGCGGTCTGCGGACCGCAACGCTGCAGATCGTTGCGACGGCGACCGTGGCGGCATATGCCAGCCTCGGCGGGCTCGGTCGCTATCTGATCGACGGCATCAAGGTGCGGGAGTTCTCCCTCGCCTTGGTGGGTGCGTTGATGGTGACGGCGCTGGCCCTGATCCTCGACGCTCTGCTGGCGTTCTCGGTCTGGGTGTCGGCGCCGGGCTCGGGCCGGCTGCGCCGCATGCCGCAGCCGCTCATCAGCGATGAGGTGGCGTTGGAGTCGCGCTCCCCGGCCAAACGTGCAACCGCTGTCGGACGGGACTCTCCGTCCCTTACGGTAGATGAGTGA
- a CDS encoding nucleoside deaminase, whose product MTDEDLVRSALEAAAAAGPRDVPIGAVVLAADGTVLARAANAREETGDPTAHAEIVAMRAAAAVLGDGWRLEGTTLAVTVEPCTMCAGALVMARVSRLVFGAWEPKTGAVGSLWDVVRDRRLTHRPDVRGGVLAAECAAPLEAFFARQR is encoded by the coding sequence GTGACCGACGAAGACCTCGTCCGGAGCGCGTTGGAGGCGGCGGCCGCGGCCGGCCCCCGGGACGTCCCCATCGGCGCCGTCGTCCTGGCCGCCGACGGCACCGTCCTGGCGCGGGCGGCCAATGCGCGCGAGGAGACCGGCGATCCGACCGCCCACGCCGAGATCGTGGCCATGCGGGCCGCGGCTGCCGTGCTGGGCGACGGCTGGCGCCTGGAGGGCACCACGCTGGCGGTGACCGTCGAACCGTGCACGATGTGCGCCGGTGCGCTGGTGATGGCGCGGGTGTCGCGGCTGGTGTTCGGTGCGTGGGAGCCCAAGACCGGGGCGGTCGGCTCGCTGTGGGACGTCGTGCGTGATCGGCGGTTGACGCATCGTCCCGACGTCCGAGGGGGAGTGCTGGCCGCGGAGTGCGCCGCGCCGTTGGAGGCATTCTTCGCGCGGCAGCGCTGA
- a CDS encoding zinc-binding metallopeptidase family protein: protein MRAFACPVCHNFTPFEADRCHTCHAALGFHPPTMSMLVVTDGAVSVNGRQWIRCTQSGPLDCNWLVPEQERDPHQRGRCQADSLIRREPDASDTIAREKLVPTTAALRRLVYQLLDIGLPVDPFWRRDGGLAFDLVSSYSAGERVVIGHANGVITIDLVESLDAYRETLRVRLGEPYRTMLGHFRHEVGHYYQNVLVETGPGADRYLAQCRDLFGDERTSYSDALDRHYTFGAPEGWRDTFISEYATMHPWEDFAECFAHYLHITDSIETSYEAGMVLHADRLRFSAPRDVVPQQSYADVPVEQMLYDWKWMSLFFNRINTGMGKNPLYPFEIPSPVVAKLGFVHGVIRETATEQRREEEAPT from the coding sequence GTGCGCGCATTCGCCTGTCCCGTGTGCCACAACTTCACACCGTTCGAGGCGGACCGGTGCCATACCTGCCATGCCGCGCTCGGGTTTCACCCGCCGACGATGTCGATGCTCGTGGTCACCGACGGCGCGGTCAGCGTCAACGGACGGCAGTGGATCCGGTGCACCCAAAGCGGCCCGCTTGACTGCAATTGGCTTGTCCCGGAGCAGGAGCGGGACCCCCACCAGCGTGGCCGCTGCCAAGCCGACTCCCTGATTCGCCGCGAGCCCGACGCCTCCGACACCATCGCGCGGGAGAAGCTGGTGCCGACGACCGCGGCCCTTCGCCGGCTGGTCTATCAGCTCCTCGACATCGGCCTGCCCGTCGATCCGTTCTGGCGCCGCGACGGTGGTCTGGCTTTCGACCTGGTGTCCAGCTACAGCGCTGGTGAACGCGTGGTGATCGGCCACGCGAACGGGGTCATCACCATCGACCTGGTCGAGTCGCTCGACGCGTATCGCGAGACATTGCGGGTGCGGCTCGGCGAGCCGTACCGGACCATGCTCGGGCACTTCCGCCACGAGGTCGGCCACTACTACCAGAACGTGCTGGTCGAGACAGGCCCCGGCGCCGACAGGTACCTGGCCCAGTGCCGGGACCTGTTCGGAGACGAGCGCACCAGCTACTCCGATGCGCTGGATCGGCACTACACGTTCGGTGCACCCGAGGGTTGGCGGGACACCTTCATCTCCGAGTACGCGACGATGCATCCGTGGGAGGACTTCGCGGAATGCTTCGCCCACTATCTGCACATCACCGACTCCATCGAGACCAGCTACGAGGCGGGCATGGTGTTGCACGCCGACCGGCTGCGCTTCTCGGCGCCCCGCGACGTGGTGCCTCAACAGTCCTATGCGGACGTACCCGTCGAACAGATGCTGTACGACTGGAAATGGATGTCGCTGTTCTTCAACCGAATCAACACGGGGATGGGTAAGAATCCGCTGTACCCGTTCGAGATTCCGTCACCGGTGGTGGCGAAGTTGGGGTTCGTGCACGGGGTGATCCGGGAGACCGCCACCGAACAACGCCGCGAGGAGGAAGCACCGACGTGA
- a CDS encoding histidine phosphatase family protein — MQLLLIRHALPHRSEPGEGSDPELSEEGIEQAKRLPDALARFPISRIVSSPQIRARQTAQPVADALGMTIDVDDRLAEYDRDLSHYTPVEHISEEDMKRLASGDLPSGVDQPAFIARVNAGVGDVLAAADHEDTVAVFTHGGVINAVAHTVMKTKRLLCVQVDYAGVTRLLWSAKQKTFFVAGVNSTEHVWDLLPRNQQW, encoded by the coding sequence GTGCAGTTGCTACTCATCCGGCACGCGTTGCCGCACCGCAGCGAGCCCGGCGAAGGCTCCGACCCTGAACTGTCCGAAGAGGGCATCGAGCAGGCCAAGCGGCTGCCCGACGCGTTGGCACGCTTCCCGATCAGCCGCATCGTCAGCAGCCCGCAGATCCGGGCCAGGCAGACGGCGCAGCCAGTCGCCGATGCGCTGGGGATGACCATCGACGTCGACGACCGGCTCGCCGAGTACGACCGCGACCTTTCGCACTACACCCCGGTCGAGCACATCTCCGAAGAGGACATGAAGCGCCTGGCCAGCGGCGACCTGCCCAGCGGGGTCGATCAGCCTGCGTTCATCGCGCGGGTCAACGCTGGCGTCGGGGATGTCCTCGCCGCCGCCGACCACGAGGACACCGTCGCGGTCTTCACCCACGGCGGCGTCATCAACGCCGTCGCCCATACGGTCATGAAGACCAAGCGATTGCTGTGCGTGCAGGTCGACTACGCGGGCGTCACCCGGCTGCTCTGGTCGGCGAAGCAGAAGACGTTCTTCGTGGCGGGCGTCAATTCGACCGAGCACGTATGGGACCTGCTGCCGCGAAACCAGCAGTGGTAG
- a CDS encoding phosphotransferase family protein yields MTTPPISLEGLDLDALDRHLRSEGIPRAGELRGEFISGGRSNLTFLVYDDASKWVLRRPPLHGLTPSAHDMAREYRVVAALADTPVPVARAVTMRNDDSVLGAPFQMVEYVEGRVVRHTKQLEALGDQETINDCVDALIKVLADLHSVDPEAVGLGDFGKPTGYLERQVRRWGGQWDLVRFADDPCDADVKRLHSALAEAIPAQSRSAIVHGDYRIDNTMIDANDATKVLAVLDWEMSTLGDPISDAALMCVYRHPMFNLVHADAAWSSPLIPTADELAQRYARAAGVELDHWEFYMALAYFKLAIISAGIAYRGREGGGVADDTDEVAQAVGPLISAGLETLAR; encoded by the coding sequence GTGACTACACCGCCCATATCGCTGGAGGGCCTTGACCTGGATGCTCTGGACCGTCACCTGCGCTCGGAAGGCATCCCGCGGGCGGGCGAACTGCGCGGCGAGTTCATCTCCGGCGGCCGGTCCAATCTGACCTTCCTGGTATACGACGATGCGTCCAAGTGGGTGCTGCGCCGGCCGCCGTTGCACGGGCTGACCCCGTCGGCACACGACATGGCGCGCGAATACCGGGTGGTCGCCGCGCTGGCCGACACTCCGGTCCCGGTGGCACGCGCCGTCACGATGCGCAACGACGACTCCGTGCTGGGTGCGCCGTTCCAGATGGTCGAGTACGTGGAAGGCCGCGTGGTCCGGCACACCAAACAACTCGAGGCACTCGGCGACCAGGAGACCATCAACGACTGCGTCGACGCACTGATCAAGGTTCTCGCCGATCTGCACTCGGTCGACCCCGAAGCCGTCGGCCTCGGTGACTTCGGCAAGCCGACCGGCTATCTGGAACGTCAGGTTCGTCGCTGGGGTGGGCAGTGGGACCTCGTGCGATTCGCCGACGATCCGTGCGACGCGGACGTGAAACGGTTGCATTCGGCTCTGGCAGAAGCGATTCCGGCGCAGAGCCGCAGCGCGATCGTGCACGGTGACTACCGCATCGACAACACGATGATCGACGCGAACGATGCCACCAAGGTGCTCGCCGTCCTCGACTGGGAGATGTCGACACTCGGCGACCCGATCAGCGATGCCGCGCTGATGTGCGTGTACCGCCATCCGATGTTCAACCTCGTGCATGCGGACGCGGCGTGGTCATCGCCGTTGATCCCGACGGCCGACGAACTTGCGCAGCGCTACGCCAGGGCGGCCGGGGTTGAACTGGATCATTGGGAGTTCTACATGGCGCTGGCCTACTTCAAGCTCGCGATCATCTCGGCAGGGATCGCCTACCGCGGCCGGGAGGGCGGCGGCGTCGCCGACGACACCGACGAGGTGGCCCAAGCGGTCGGACCGCTGATCAGCGCGGGCCTGGAGACGCTGGCCCGCTGA
- a CDS encoding SDR family NAD(P)-dependent oxidoreductase gives MSSRGYADELFDLTDRVVLVTGGSRGLGREMAFAAAHCGADVVIASRKYDACVATAEEIAAATGRAALPYQVHVGRWDELDGLVEAAYDRFGKVDVLINNAGMSPLYESLPSVTEKLFDAVVNLNLKGPFRLSALVAERMVAAGGGSIINVSSTGSLRPGPHELPYAAAKAGLNALTEGLALAYGPTVRVNTLMPGPFLTDVSKAWDIEATTAGAQRFALKRLGQPAEIVGAALFLASDASSYTSGSILRVDGGIP, from the coding sequence GTGAGCTCACGAGGGTATGCCGACGAACTGTTCGACCTCACCGACCGGGTGGTATTGGTCACCGGCGGCAGCCGCGGGCTGGGCCGGGAAATGGCCTTCGCGGCCGCGCACTGCGGCGCCGACGTCGTCATCGCCAGCCGCAAGTACGACGCATGCGTGGCGACCGCGGAGGAAATCGCCGCCGCCACGGGACGCGCAGCGCTGCCGTATCAGGTGCACGTCGGGCGGTGGGACGAGCTGGACGGGCTCGTCGAGGCGGCATACGACCGCTTCGGCAAGGTCGACGTGCTCATCAACAACGCCGGCATGTCGCCGCTCTACGAGTCGCTTCCCTCGGTCACCGAGAAGTTGTTCGACGCGGTCGTGAACCTGAACTTGAAGGGCCCGTTCCGGCTGTCGGCGTTGGTCGCCGAGCGGATGGTGGCCGCCGGTGGCGGATCCATCATCAACGTCAGCTCGACGGGATCACTGCGTCCAGGGCCGCACGAGCTGCCCTACGCGGCGGCCAAGGCCGGACTCAACGCATTGACGGAGGGGCTGGCGCTGGCCTATGGCCCGACCGTACGCGTCAACACGTTGATGCCCGGTCCGTTCCTCACCGACGTCAGCAAGGCGTGGGACATCGAGGCAACGACGGCCGGTGCGCAGCGGTTTGCGCTCAAGCGGCTCGGCCAGCCTGCCGAGATCGTCGGCGCCGCACTGTTTCTGGCGTCGGATGCGTCCAGCTACACCAGCGGGTCGATCCTCAGGGTAGACGGCGGGATTCCCTAG
- a CDS encoding lipopolysaccharide assembly protein LapA domain-containing protein, which translates to MTTDPSVPPDPPPPSASGKGMPPDPVATPGEYLVKPESAVKFTRAAALWSALITGFVILIVLLVFIMQNTESTTIHFFGWEWNLPVGVAILLAAVCGGLLTVAVGTARIVQLRRAAKKNLKAQPF; encoded by the coding sequence ATGACCACCGATCCGTCCGTTCCGCCCGACCCGCCGCCACCGTCGGCGTCTGGGAAGGGGATGCCGCCGGATCCGGTCGCGACGCCGGGCGAATACCTGGTCAAGCCGGAATCGGCGGTGAAATTCACGCGCGCTGCAGCGTTGTGGTCGGCGCTGATCACCGGATTCGTGATTCTGATCGTGCTGCTGGTGTTCATCATGCAGAACACCGAATCGACCACCATCCACTTCTTCGGCTGGGAGTGGAATCTGCCTGTGGGCGTGGCGATTCTGTTGGCTGCGGTGTGCGGGGGGCTGCTGACGGTTGCGGTGGGGACCGCGCGGATTGTTCAGCTGCGCCGCGCCGCGAAGAAAAACCTCAAGGCCCAGCCCTTCTGA
- a CDS encoding prephenate dehydrogenase, producing the protein MRNTPVCVLGLGLIGGSVMRAAAAAGREVFGYNRSVEAVTAATADGFDATENLDEVLSAAAASNALIVLAVPVPALSQMLARIRDVAPQCPLTDVTSVKSCVVEEVRAVGLLERFVGGHPMAGTAHSGWVAGDAQLFVGAPWVVSVDDHVDPAVWTLVADLALDCGAVVVPARSDEHDAAAATISHLPHLLAEALATTAGEVPLAFALAAGSFRDGTRVAATAPDLVRAMCEANADQVLPVLDRALDLLKLAREALAEGNPLTELVDSGHAARVRYDSFSRPAIVATVIGADNWRDELAAAGRAGGVIRSALPVLDSPG; encoded by the coding sequence GTGAGGAATACGCCGGTCTGTGTGTTGGGTCTCGGCCTGATCGGCGGCTCCGTGATGCGTGCCGCTGCGGCGGCCGGACGCGAGGTCTTCGGGTACAACCGCTCGGTCGAGGCGGTCACAGCCGCGACGGCTGACGGCTTCGACGCGACCGAAAACCTCGACGAGGTGTTGTCTGCGGCCGCCGCGAGCAACGCCCTCATCGTGCTCGCCGTGCCGGTGCCCGCGCTGTCCCAGATGTTGGCTCGCATCCGCGATGTAGCGCCCCAATGTCCCCTGACAGACGTCACCAGCGTCAAATCGTGCGTCGTGGAAGAGGTCCGCGCGGTTGGACTCCTGGAGCGGTTCGTCGGCGGACATCCGATGGCGGGCACGGCACACTCCGGTTGGGTTGCCGGTGATGCCCAGCTGTTCGTCGGCGCGCCCTGGGTCGTCAGTGTCGACGATCACGTCGACCCCGCCGTCTGGACGCTGGTGGCCGACCTCGCACTGGATTGTGGCGCCGTGGTGGTACCCGCCCGATCCGACGAGCACGATGCCGCCGCCGCAACGATTTCGCACCTGCCGCACCTGTTGGCCGAGGCGCTCGCGACGACCGCCGGCGAGGTGCCGCTGGCCTTCGCACTCGCCGCCGGATCGTTTCGCGACGGCACCCGGGTGGCGGCCACCGCACCAGACCTCGTCCGGGCGATGTGCGAGGCCAACGCAGACCAGGTCCTTCCGGTGCTGGACCGTGCGCTGGATCTACTGAAGCTGGCCCGCGAGGCGCTCGCCGAGGGCAATCCGCTGACCGAGCTCGTCGATTCCGGTCACGCGGCGCGCGTGCGGTACGACAGTTTCAGCCGCCCCGCAATCGTGGCCACCGTGATCGGCGCCGACAACTGGCGAGACGAACTGGCCGCGGCGGGGCGTGCGGGCGGTGTGATCAGATCCGCTCTGCCAGTGTTGGATAGTCCAGGATGA